The sequence below is a genomic window from Nostoc flagelliforme CCNUN1.
CGGTGTCACTTCACCTGCTAATAAACCCAATTGGTCAAGTAGACTTTCGGCATCTCGTAACCCTCCCTGAGAAAGCTGGGCTACTAGGGTTAGTGCGTCGGGTGAAATATGAATATTTTCTTTAGATGCGATCGCACTTAAATGCTTTACCATCGCCTCTAACTGAATGCGTCTAAAATCAAACCTTTGACAGCGCGAAATAATCGTTGGTAACACTCGTTGCGGGTCTGTTGTCGCCAATACAAAAACTACGTGTCTTGGTGGTTCTTCTAATGTTTTTAGTAGCGCGTTGAATGCCTGGGTACTGAGCATGTGGCAATTATGCACTAAAAGTCCATTTGCCACAAAATTATGATTATCTGCTACTTCAATGTCATAAACTCGCTCAACCCCAGCGAGGTGAACAGATTCGACTGTCTCCAAACTTGTAATCCATCGAGGGGATGGAATATTGTTTAAGGTCTGCCAGCCATTTTCTACTGGTGCTTGCGCCCATCTGGATGTAATGGTATGTTTTGCCTGTACTACTTCTGGTATAAAACTTTGTTGCGGCTGAATACCCCATTGCTGTAAGCCAACTGGCGATGAGTTGATTTTCTGCTCCAGAGAATCCTTCTGTATGCAATTGAATTTGTGGACTTCCTTGTGGACTGAGACTGAGTGAGCCATCATCCATGTACCACCAAGCAAATCCTTCTGGGGTAATTCGATTAAGCCAGTCCATAGAGACGAGCTTTTTATCTTTATTTGGTTTAACGATGTCAAAGACATCTTTGAGTTGGGGATGACAAACGGTGTTACAGGTAACTGATATGTTTCCGTATCCTTTGTTAGCTGTAATTCGCAGTTTTGGACGCAATTATTGAAGGCGATAGGCTTTGTATTCCAACCATTCTTGCTGTTTTTCTGAGTGTGTCCAACACAATCTGGGGAATCTGCTGTATTTATTGGGATAACTGATAGAGCAATCTCCAAGTAAGGTTCCGTAGATAAGTCCAAGCGCATTTGGCTGGATAACTGCCGCATCCGCAAGGAACTTTTCTGTTCTAAGTTCCCAAATTCCGTGTCCTTTTTTATATGGATGTTTTTCCCAACGAGACTGGATGCTGATGATTCCTCGTCCTTTTTTTTGTAAAAAGGTTGGGATATCGAGCTTTTCTCCACACCCGCAAGCACAGAAAGGTCGGAGTAATTCAGCTTGTTTAAGGATAGATTCCAGATCGTATGATTTTTGCCCAGATGTATTGCCTTTAAACTGGTGTCCGCTAACAAATCTCGGGGTACGTCCGTCGATACCAAATTTGTAAATGAGGATGCCGCATCCACATTCACAGGGGATAGTATCTTCACTCCTTCTTTTACGTCCTTTGCTGGTAGCCATCCCTGGTTTGTCCTAATTAAATGATTACCCGTACATCTAATTTCTCGGTTAGTTGTCTTGATAACCAGGGTTTGCCGTTCTCCTTGATCTAACCACCTAACAACTTTCTTGAATTCCCACTTACTTAATAAGTCGTTGTAGCTCAGAACCTTCTTATCTTTAATTTTGGGATCATCAATTCTTTGAAATCCCTCATCAGTCAAAACCAGAGAATCTCCAGTTAAGCATTCATCGATTACATAAACCTTATAGCGACACTGCACAGGAGCAAACTGGGCTTTTTCAATCAACTCGCGGATGTTATCGACACCAGTATTACTGGCGGCGTCGATTTCAATTATGTCTAAGGCGTAGCCCTTGGTGATCCCCTGACAAACTTCACACACGCCGCAGGGTTCAGCAGTAGGCTTGTCACTTTTGAGACAATTAAGAGATTTAGCCAGAATCCGGGCACTAGAAGTTTTCCCCGTACCTCTAGGCCCAGTGAATAAATAGGCGGGGGCGATTTTGGATGTGCCGATCGCATTCGTGAGGGTGGTAGCGATCGCCTCTTGGCCCACTAGTTCAGCAAAACTCTTGGGGCGATATTTGTGGTGTAGGGGTTCGTAAGACATGGAAATATAGACTTCAATGCCTTTCAAAGTTGATTAGTAGCACCGAGTCGAGTTTGGGATTCAATTATTTTAGACTCTTGTACCTGCTTGATTTGTACATATTGCCATAGGCTCTTGCGCTCAACTAATGCCGTGAATTTTGGCACTCAGGAAAGCAAGTAACCAAAGCTTATCTCTTACTATGATTTCAATATCAAAGTATTGGAATTATAGCATATCATTTAGTACATTTGTTCTATCTAGTGGAGTGGGGGAAGCAGGGGAGGCAGGGGGAGAATAACTAATGACAAATGACTAATGACAAATAAATGCCCAAAGAATTTTAATGACTGAATTAGCGCCATAGTCCAGTGCGATCGCTACAATCTT
It includes:
- the dnaX gene encoding DNA polymerase III subunit gamma/tau; protein product: MSYEPLHHKYRPKSFAELVGQEAIATTLTNAIGTSKIAPAYLFTGPRGTGKTSSARILAKSLNCLKSDKPTAEPCGVCEVCQGITKGYALDIIEIDAASNTGVDNIRELIEKAQFAPVQCRYKVYVIDECLTGDSLVLTDEGFQRIDDPKIKDKKVLSYNDLLSKWEFKKVVRWLDQGERQTLVIKTTNREIRCTGNHLIRTNQGWLPAKDVKEGVKILSPVNVDAASSFTNLVSTDVPRDLLADTSLKAIHLGKNHTIWNLSLNKLNYSDLSVLAGVEKSSISQPFYKKKDEESSASSLVGKNIHIKKDTEFGNLEQKSSLRMRQLSSQMRLDLSTEPYLEIALSVIPINTADSPDCVGHTQKNSKNGWNTKPIAFNNCVQNCELQLTKDTETYQLPVTPFVIPNSKMSLTSLNQIKIKSSSLWTGLIELPQKDLLGGTWMMAHSVSVHKEVHKFNCIQKDSLEQKINSSPVGLQQWGIQPQQSFIPEVVQAKHTITSRWAQAPVENGWQTLNNIPSPRWITSLETVESVHLAGVERVYDIEVADNHNFVANGLLVHNCHMLSTQAFNALLKTLEEPPRHVVFVLATTDPQRVLPTIISRCQRFDFRRIQLEAMVKHLSAIASKENIHISPDALTLVAQLSQGGLRDAESLLDQLGLLAGEVTPDRVWDLVGTVSEQDLLALLNAIAQDKPEAVLDCTHYILDRGREPLTLLQNLAAFYRDLLIAKTAPNRHDLVGCTQQTWTALVEFAQYFDMSVILAGQKHLREAEVQIKNTTQPRLWLEVTLLGLLPSATIIQPQAPSVMQRVNTPVVSPSYSPAVAQNHTVSSLPVAEPQKNHNSANHHVAPAQNEPVISSSPVERQTNHNSDANSVSPSTPEPVSVPIPPANVETVTSEVVGEAEYDLTQVWQQVRANFPMPSRQALLGQMCQLIEFNGTVARIAVKGAKWYETLKSDLPMMKAAFQQTFKREVQVNLEQVSSATPTSAKKNPPPKDSTRPQQLPTPSYNQQIPSPAPAPQPTTPPSAPTATQNGNGVNRNGANGNGVNRNGLNGNGVQALPPTPKRTPTPDWEVDEVAIAAQRLAEFFHGQIIRFADDFPEFSDSMTTPEWVEEAEVDDE